The following are encoded together in the Candidatus Thorarchaeota archaeon genome:
- a CDS encoding OPT/YSL family transporter, translating into MDRRTTRMLSAGIFGAGLFYASVVLFEGRYYDPTVYIALAAELLMVYASLTQEPPTKTWSAVIGAVAGTYVSSAMLLGLLNDMVIMVAGGLGLYLALMSNPTFPLTKRAMATGVGVGVVMTFLGIYLALKLGVIYFVGAEMLGALILTFNGRYTKEENTIVVAISNTSSMIVVGVLIAFPAIAIFEPAVAQTLITFEFIVTVTGLSAVFGVLLLLPFRTRFEREPWPQVRPQAECIICIGADAEARKKVGVGIAASAGYVGATKVTEAAAGIRLAAFPNAFTHAIPDWIGLTNSPLIAAIGYFVGWKRVMTLLLGSALSLTVWVVLEGASPITYADHLRRPEILYMVLGVFALIISADVLAGKKGEMTPEQFEEEVNRRKRSDNIAVIDTPHKSAELPSLLRVQHELFSLEEFKLEFRRMVSNPGDYLRSTRGNLPPWLAAVSMAIFMAFGIVIFSILAPFPGLQLPWLLFVIGSPLALISAYFTARAVSETGMLAGYVSDIVAIPAILFFRVTFQAITSFMTMLGVLQDAALALLVHLKLGSLTGVRGRDIFKAVVIGLTLATFGGSMMIYAIYRQYGFGGTDFPSPAAQLFGFLVKSLQSLGQLRLPGMDFFEGLHPVLAFLYLLSYGVAGYIVAREVNRRGLSAMSLAVGLLVPPATSLVMLFGAAVDYRARKGEMTTQEANVRSTDTDSTVATGASRVLSGVVAGEAIVVVIWVLATLFVV; encoded by the coding sequence GTGGACCGTAGAACAACGAGGATGTTGTCGGCAGGCATCTTCGGTGCAGGTCTGTTCTATGCATCTGTAGTTCTTTTTGAAGGGCGGTACTATGACCCGACTGTATACATTGCACTGGCCGCAGAACTCTTGATGGTTTATGCCTCACTTACACAGGAGCCCCCAACTAAGACTTGGTCAGCCGTCATAGGTGCAGTGGCTGGAACATACGTGTCATCTGCCATGCTTCTGGGACTGTTGAATGACATGGTCATTATGGTGGCAGGAGGCCTTGGGCTGTACTTGGCTCTAATGAGCAACCCCACGTTCCCGCTCACAAAGAGGGCCATGGCCACTGGTGTTGGCGTGGGTGTGGTAATGACGTTTCTCGGCATCTATCTCGCACTGAAGCTTGGAGTGATATACTTCGTCGGTGCGGAGATGCTTGGAGCCCTGATACTCACTTTCAATGGAAGGTACACAAAGGAAGAGAACACCATTGTGGTTGCAATCTCGAACACATCGTCGATGATTGTGGTGGGGGTCCTCATCGCATTTCCTGCGATTGCGATATTCGAGCCGGCGGTCGCGCAGACGCTGATCACCTTTGAGTTCATTGTCACCGTAACGGGGCTGAGCGCGGTCTTCGGAGTCCTACTGTTACTCCCGTTCAGGACAAGATTTGAGCGAGAGCCGTGGCCCCAAGTGCGCCCCCAGGCAGAGTGCATCATATGCATAGGCGCGGATGCTGAGGCAAGGAAGAAGGTTGGGGTTGGTATCGCGGCATCCGCGGGATATGTGGGTGCCACGAAGGTGACCGAGGCAGCAGCGGGCATCAGGCTGGCTGCCTTTCCTAACGCGTTTACGCATGCGATTCCGGACTGGATAGGGCTGACGAACTCGCCTCTGATAGCTGCAATCGGCTACTTTGTTGGATGGAAACGCGTCATGACACTTCTCCTCGGCAGTGCCCTCTCACTCACGGTCTGGGTGGTCCTCGAAGGGGCAAGTCCCATCACGTATGCGGACCACCTTCGCAGGCCGGAGATACTCTACATGGTACTTGGTGTGTTTGCACTCATTATCTCTGCAGATGTACTCGCAGGGAAGAAGGGCGAGATGACTCCAGAGCAGTTTGAAGAGGAGGTCAATCGTCGCAAGAGATCAGACAACATTGCAGTGATTGATACGCCACACAAGTCGGCGGAGCTGCCGTCACTGCTTCGGGTTCAGCATGAGCTCTTCTCTCTCGAGGAGTTCAAGTTGGAGTTCAGGAGAATGGTGTCAAACCCGGGAGATTACTTGCGAAGCACAAGGGGAAACCTTCCCCCATGGCTGGCAGCAGTCTCAATGGCAATCTTCATGGCATTTGGCATAGTGATCTTCTCCATTCTGGCACCATTCCCCGGGCTACAACTCCCATGGCTTCTGTTCGTCATTGGGTCCCCTCTCGCACTGATCTCCGCATACTTTACTGCCCGAGCGGTCAGCGAGACAGGAATGCTGGCAGGATATGTCTCAGACATTGTGGCCATACCAGCGATACTGTTCTTCCGTGTCACGTTCCAAGCGATTACGTCCTTCATGACCATGCTTGGTGTGCTGCAGGACGCAGCACTGGCGCTCCTCGTACATCTCAAGCTTGGGTCTCTGACAGGAGTTCGAGGAAGGGACATATTCAAAGCAGTGGTCATCGGCCTTACACTTGCCACATTCGGAGGCTCAATGATGATATACGCCATCTACAGGCAATACGGCTTCGGTGGCACTGATTTTCCCAGCCCTGCAGCGCAGCTCTTTGGGTTTCTAGTTAAGAGTCTCCAGAGTCTGGGGCAGCTTAGACTTCCGGGTATGGACTTCTTTGAGGGACTACACCCGGTCCTCGCATTTCTTTACCTGCTTTCGTACGGTGTTGCGGGCTACATTGTGGCTCGCGAGGTCAACAGACGTGGTCTGAGCGCCATGAGCCTTGCAGTCGGACTGCTGGTGCCACCTGCCACATCGCTGGTGATGCTGTTCGGAGCAGCAGTAGACTACAGAGCGAGAAAGGGAGAGATGACCACACAAGAAGCCAACGTGCGTTCCACGGACACTGACAGCACAGTCGCGACTGGAGCTAGCAGAGTACTCAGCGGAGTCGTCGCAGGCGAGGCGATTGTAGTTGTCATATGGGTCTTGGCCACGTTGTTCGTGGTCTAG
- a CDS encoding DUF167 domain-containing protein — protein MTPKAVEDREKGCVINVVVRPGSKARTLIAEVNDEAIHINLQAQAKDGKANAELVKRLAKTLGVQSSRITILTGHKSRDKTLFISGVASAEALSALRSAVNV, from the coding sequence ATGACACCGAAGGCGGTTGAAGACAGAGAGAAGGGGTGCGTAATCAACGTTGTTGTCAGGCCGGGCTCAAAAGCGAGAACACTCATTGCTGAGGTGAACGACGAGGCAATACACATCAACCTGCAGGCGCAGGCCAAAGACGGCAAGGCCAACGCAGAGCTAGTCAAGCGCCTCGCCAAGACTCTGGGAGTGCAATCCAGCAGAATAACAATACTGACGGGCCACAAGTCGAGAGACAAGACCCTGTTCATATCGGGCGTCGCTAGTGCGGAGGCCTTGTCCGCACTGAGGAGTGCCGTAAACGTATAA
- a CDS encoding methyltransferase domain-containing protein, with protein sequence MFDADLRILRCPNCRARLRITEVIELEEELIEGRLTCLKGHSWAVSNGTPSLLHPPLGEHDQKWVLAYEMTAERHGENTSDSDIAIGVDTMEERERLPSYVPGDAHGRILNVLVGAGTDLIALSRVMGDRMDRISLYGLDVSTRMLAVARDRIKEKGLPATLTHGSVFNLPYENDSFHVVLHTGGINAFSDISKALEEMLRVVIPEGVVIVTDEGLSPEVRKTPRGKELLSVNSRFGCRPPIQYVPDKARDLRLTHIMNGTCYQMVFKK encoded by the coding sequence ATGTTTGATGCTGATCTCAGAATCCTGAGGTGTCCGAATTGCAGAGCGAGACTGCGCATTACGGAAGTGATAGAGTTGGAAGAGGAGCTGATAGAGGGAAGACTGACGTGCCTGAAGGGCCATTCATGGGCGGTCTCCAATGGCACACCTTCACTGTTGCACCCCCCTCTTGGGGAACATGACCAGAAGTGGGTGCTCGCCTATGAGATGACTGCGGAGAGGCATGGCGAGAACACGAGTGACTCCGACATTGCCATTGGTGTTGACACGATGGAGGAGAGGGAGAGACTTCCATCCTACGTGCCTGGCGATGCACACGGGCGCATTCTGAACGTCCTAGTTGGCGCTGGCACAGACCTCATTGCGTTGTCTAGAGTGATGGGCGATCGAATGGACAGAATCAGCCTCTACGGTCTCGATGTCTCGACACGAATGCTTGCAGTCGCAAGGGACAGGATAAAGGAGAAAGGGCTCCCAGCAACTCTCACTCATGGTAGTGTGTTTAATCTACCATATGAGAACGATTCATTCCATGTCGTACTGCACACAGGGGGAATAAACGCGTTCTCGGACATATCCAAGGCGTTGGAGGAGATGCTACGAGTAGTCATCCCCGAAGGAGTTGTCATTGTCACAGATGAGGGACTGTCACCTGAGGTACGCAAGACACCAAGAGGGAAGGAACTCCTCTCGGTCAACAGCAGATTCGGCTGCAGGCCTCCAATCCAATACGTACCAGACAAGGCAAGAGACCTCCGGCTAACTCACATAATGAATGGGACTTGTTATCAGATGGTCTTCAAGAAGTAG
- a CDS encoding MFS transporter codes for MTEDASVSSGGQSTTPPRMRWLYVFAIGLGFFTTGVSWGVYNSYLPARFLPDFITGDLQNTIIGLIMVLDNIAALILQPYIGAKSDKVRTRFGRRMPFIMIGTPIAAVFFVLIAYGWALFGFWFMFAALTVFNVSMAFYRAPVVALMPDLVPSELRSKANGVINMMGGLGAIYAFFIASRIYGIQDAGVGALLGVTAEQSGKILAFLTTSIIMIAAVVLLFVVIKEPKVPPTDVQKEMGVVQAFKSVSLSSDKSVLMLMGAIFFWFFSYNSIETWFTKYGVEILSIPENNASFLLGGIAVSFVVFAIPAGIVAGKLGRKNTIMVGIIIMTSVLAMLYFIHDPIVILIVFVVGGIGWAFINVNSIVMIWQLLGRARLGAGTGIYYSASMSAAILGPFLSGFIFDMTSIGMLFPTSVVFMIVALLFMSMVRSGEVGDVEVDAPHSALPAGE; via the coding sequence ATGACTGAGGATGCTTCAGTTTCTAGTGGTGGACAGTCAACGACTCCACCGAGAATGCGCTGGCTCTACGTGTTTGCGATAGGCCTTGGTTTCTTCACAACCGGTGTCAGCTGGGGCGTATACAACTCGTATTTGCCGGCTCGATTTCTGCCAGACTTCATCACTGGTGACCTTCAGAACACCATAATCGGACTGATCATGGTCCTAGACAACATAGCGGCACTGATACTGCAACCTTACATCGGTGCCAAGAGCGACAAGGTCCGAACAAGATTCGGGCGCAGAATGCCATTCATAATGATTGGAACACCCATTGCCGCCGTGTTCTTCGTGCTAATTGCCTATGGATGGGCGTTGTTTGGCTTTTGGTTCATGTTCGCCGCTCTCACAGTCTTCAATGTGTCCATGGCCTTCTACAGAGCACCTGTAGTCGCTCTCATGCCTGACCTTGTCCCCTCTGAACTCCGTTCAAAGGCCAACGGTGTCATCAACATGATGGGCGGACTGGGCGCGATCTATGCCTTCTTCATTGCGTCCCGGATATACGGAATACAAGACGCAGGAGTTGGTGCCCTATTAGGTGTCACTGCTGAGCAGTCCGGGAAGATTCTTGCATTTCTCACAACATCAATCATCATGATTGCTGCTGTGGTGCTCCTCTTCGTGGTGATAAAGGAGCCCAAGGTGCCTCCAACAGATGTGCAGAAGGAGATGGGTGTTGTCCAGGCGTTCAAGTCCGTCTCTCTCAGTTCGGACAAGTCTGTCCTCATGCTCATGGGCGCCATCTTCTTCTGGTTCTTCTCCTACAACTCGATTGAGACATGGTTCACTAAGTACGGCGTTGAGATACTGAGTATCCCCGAGAACAACGCATCATTCCTACTTGGTGGCATTGCTGTCTCTTTCGTTGTATTTGCCATCCCCGCAGGAATTGTCGCAGGGAAGCTGGGGCGAAAGAACACGATCATGGTCGGGATTATCATAATGACCTCTGTTCTTGCTATGCTGTACTTTATCCACGACCCTATTGTCATCCTCATTGTCTTTGTTGTCGGAGGGATTGGCTGGGCATTCATTAATGTGAACTCGATTGTGATGATCTGGCAACTGCTGGGTCGCGCACGACTGGGGGCAGGGACAGGTATATACTATTCAGCCAGCATGTCGGCTGCCATCCTTGGCCCGTTCCTCTCAGGGTTCATCTTTGACATGACCAGCATTGGTATGCTCTTCCCGACTTCGGTAGTGTTCATGATAGTGGCCCTGCTGTTCATGTCCATGGTGCGATCAGGCGAGGTCGGTGATGTGGAGGTCGACGCCCCTCACAGTGCCTTGCCAGCAGGGGAGTAG
- a CDS encoding chloride channel protein, protein MNRTKAILNSFIRQQQMVILALASLTGALSGLAAAVLRIAIAQLNMLSSSLSTQIGLIAWVVTPAAGALLSGLIVSRFAHETGGHGVPEVMESYVLRDGRIRPRVPLVKTITAALTIGSGGSAGQEGPISQIGSGVGSALAQRFRLDKKATRTLVVCGTSSGIAAIFGAPLGGTIFGIEILVGELTAISAVPVILASVVSVAVMTTIIGDSSSPFVTPPFVFTNVLELLFYLVLGIASGVLSKGWVRLFYLFEGLFSKAKFPTVLKPCLGAALTGVLGVIAVILGGVLNYEADPLESVSLPAVMGDGYAFINSALLGKATLVALVVFAVMKMFATSFSVGSGGSGGIFAPTLFIGAGLGGAFGMVFHWAAPWAVENPMAYALVGMAAVFAGAAHVPVTCIVLIMEVTGGYHLILPLMVAVSSSFVVSSAISTDSIYTVKLRRRGILLRRGVYIDALRSVRASAVMTVKPVVLRPEMTTSEALRVVRDTHHTKFPVVDDRGTLVGTVITEVLENRCDASGCEYRVSDLMTRDYLVVPPSASIDEVLHLMMQKQEGHAVVMDPAEPGRMVGFLTKTDVFRAYESAVTLLKMKGAFLEDYLGDTT, encoded by the coding sequence GTGAATCGCACGAAGGCCATACTGAACTCATTCATCAGACAACAACAGATGGTCATTCTCGCCCTTGCCTCTCTGACAGGCGCGTTGTCCGGATTGGCCGCGGCTGTGCTGAGAATCGCCATAGCTCAGCTCAATATGCTGTCCTCGTCACTGTCCACCCAGATTGGACTGATTGCATGGGTAGTGACGCCAGCTGCGGGAGCTCTGCTTAGTGGCCTGATTGTCTCACGATTCGCACATGAAACTGGCGGCCATGGGGTCCCCGAGGTCATGGAGTCCTATGTCCTTCGCGACGGACGAATTCGCCCGCGTGTGCCACTTGTCAAGACAATCACCGCCGCCCTCACTATCGGTTCTGGTGGCTCCGCTGGGCAAGAGGGGCCAATCTCGCAGATTGGCTCCGGTGTCGGATCCGCTCTTGCGCAGAGGTTCCGACTGGACAAGAAGGCGACGCGGACACTGGTGGTCTGTGGGACCTCCTCAGGGATTGCGGCGATATTTGGTGCACCTCTGGGTGGTACTATCTTTGGGATTGAGATTCTCGTGGGTGAACTGACTGCGATATCTGCTGTGCCGGTAATCCTTGCCTCCGTGGTGAGCGTTGCAGTCATGACGACAATCATCGGTGATTCCTCTAGCCCTTTTGTCACACCTCCATTCGTCTTCACAAACGTGTTGGAGCTACTGTTCTATCTAGTGCTTGGCATTGCGTCCGGGGTGCTGAGCAAGGGCTGGGTGCGCCTGTTCTACCTCTTCGAGGGGCTGTTCTCCAAGGCCAAGTTCCCCACAGTTCTCAAGCCATGCCTTGGTGCAGCACTGACAGGCGTGCTAGGGGTCATCGCCGTCATCCTTGGGGGTGTGCTCAATTATGAGGCTGACCCGCTTGAATCAGTCAGTCTGCCTGCTGTGATGGGCGACGGCTATGCCTTCATCAATTCTGCTCTGTTGGGAAAGGCCACTCTTGTCGCGCTCGTCGTGTTCGCGGTCATGAAGATGTTCGCCACATCCTTCTCTGTTGGGTCTGGCGGCTCCGGGGGCATATTTGCTCCTACTCTCTTCATTGGCGCAGGTCTAGGAGGCGCATTCGGCATGGTTTTTCACTGGGCCGCACCTTGGGCTGTAGAGAATCCCATGGCGTATGCACTCGTAGGAATGGCGGCGGTCTTTGCTGGTGCAGCGCACGTTCCAGTGACATGTATTGTCTTGATCATGGAGGTGACCGGGGGATATCACCTGATTCTACCACTTATGGTGGCGGTCTCCAGCTCATTCGTTGTGTCTTCTGCCATCAGCACTGACAGCATTTACACAGTGAAGCTGCGCAGACGCGGCATTCTTCTCAGACGCGGAGTATACATCGACGCTCTAAGAAGCGTACGGGCTTCTGCTGTGATGACCGTGAAGCCTGTGGTCCTGCGTCCCGAGATGACCACATCCGAAGCACTTCGGGTTGTCAGAGACACGCACCACACCAAGTTCCCGGTTGTTGATGACAGAGGTACCCTTGTCGGCACTGTGATTACTGAGGTACTTGAGAACCGCTGTGATGCATCAGGATGTGAATACAGAGTCTCCGACCTGATGACGAGGGACTATCTCGTTGTGCCTCCATCAGCCTCGATTGATGAAGTACTTCACCTCATGATGCAGAAGCAGGAGGGACATGCAGTCGTCATGGACCCGGCGGAACCGGGGCGGATGGTCGGTTTTCTCACGAAGACCGACGTCTTTCGCGCTTACGAGTCTGCAGTCACACTACTGAAGATGAAGGGTGCCTTCCTTGAGGACTATCTTGGCGACACGACCTAG
- a CDS encoding MFS transporter, with the protein MDTHRALNIERLLGNATGDYVKTEIIQATAGAATLSAVTYIPIMARSELGADDFYITMLVASYAAASFFASYLFGRAGDIYGRRLILRVGLLTALVSFGLIWFAYTPEMLLVIRLFNGFSVGMYPGALAAYAYDSKMRMGRFASFGAVGWGFGTILAGYAAGFEVRLAFLVATLFFLVAFLSAMTLPTTQRTHMRVPLFPVETFRRNMSVYCAVLVRHSSASAIWTLWPLFLVYIGGDTLTIGIVQATNSLSQVVFMLGLADRFRSRNLIILGLAFSSLTFYWFTLASNIVEILPAQVLLGLSWSCLYVGALKYVTERNEERATATGLLQSMLAISGVLGPLIASGLITIWQGSLAYTAIMSFGAVMSILALALFMLTYREAAIPSIQTQPSITTKTSTEY; encoded by the coding sequence TTGGATACGCACCGCGCGCTTAATATCGAGCGTCTGCTCGGCAATGCGACAGGGGACTATGTGAAGACTGAGATCATCCAAGCCACGGCAGGGGCTGCCACTCTGTCAGCCGTCACGTACATTCCAATCATGGCTCGTAGTGAGCTGGGTGCAGATGACTTCTACATCACAATGCTGGTTGCCTCATACGCAGCCGCATCGTTCTTCGCGTCTTATCTCTTCGGCCGCGCAGGCGACATCTACGGGAGAAGACTGATCCTGCGTGTGGGCCTTCTGACGGCGCTAGTGAGCTTCGGATTGATATGGTTTGCATACACACCTGAAATGCTGCTCGTGATAAGGCTGTTCAATGGCTTCTCGGTTGGCATGTATCCCGGGGCGCTGGCCGCCTACGCCTATGACTCGAAGATGAGGATGGGGCGATTTGCCTCGTTTGGCGCGGTGGGATGGGGATTTGGCACAATACTTGCAGGTTATGCCGCAGGCTTCGAGGTCCGACTTGCGTTCTTGGTTGCAACTCTGTTCTTTCTTGTAGCGTTCTTGAGCGCAATGACTCTGCCCACAACCCAAAGAACCCACATGAGAGTACCACTCTTTCCCGTAGAGACCTTCAGACGCAATATGTCGGTGTATTGCGCAGTCCTCGTCCGTCACAGCAGCGCATCTGCCATCTGGACACTCTGGCCACTGTTCCTTGTCTACATCGGGGGTGACACGCTGACGATTGGCATCGTGCAGGCAACCAACTCACTATCGCAGGTCGTGTTCATGTTAGGGCTTGCAGACCGGTTCCGTAGCAGGAACCTCATCATCTTGGGCCTTGCATTCTCCTCGCTCACCTTCTACTGGTTCACTCTTGCCTCTAACATAGTCGAAATACTGCCGGCTCAAGTACTGCTCGGTCTCTCGTGGTCGTGTCTCTATGTAGGAGCCCTGAAGTATGTCACCGAGCGAAACGAGGAGCGTGCCACTGCCACTGGGCTCCTCCAGTCAATGCTCGCAATATCGGGGGTGCTTGGCCCTCTCATTGCAAGCGGGCTCATCACCATCTGGCAGGGCAGTCTGGCCTATACAGCCATCATGTCGTTCGGGGCAGTCATGTCAATCCTCGCCCTCGCACTCTTCATGCTGACATACAGGGAGGCGGCGATACCAAGCATACAGACTCAACCAAGTATCACAACCAAGACCAGCACCGAGTACTAG
- a CDS encoding NfeD family protein, which produces MTKLSKRAKFLVITIDELLLIPIVLALLLVLVPEYFLPAVLIALVGTPLFLAVKYYVIYPVLGDESYANYDLSGQSGRVYETVTPTGGKVKVGAEIWEARCETGSIPCGMDVMIVVREGLRLVVRPQK; this is translated from the coding sequence ATGACGAAACTCTCAAAGAGAGCTAAGTTCCTTGTCATAACCATTGACGAGTTATTGCTAATCCCTATCGTGTTGGCGCTCTTGTTGGTTTTAGTTCCCGAGTATTTCCTGCCTGCCGTGCTGATTGCACTGGTTGGTACACCCCTGTTCCTAGCTGTGAAGTACTATGTCATCTACCCAGTTCTCGGTGACGAATCATATGCGAACTACGACCTGAGTGGTCAGAGTGGCAGGGTCTACGAGACGGTCACTCCCACCGGAGGAAAGGTAAAGGTCGGGGCAGAGATATGGGAAGCTCGATGTGAAACAGGTTCCATCCCCTGTGGAATGGACGTCATGATTGTGGTACGTGAAGGTCTGAGACTAGTTGTCCGGCCTCAGAAATGA
- a CDS encoding endonuclease produces the protein MPLEDAILGLGVGLLIALTVYLIMTLRLKHRISLVEAEFRRLWAEQESRVREDAATRSRYVLKGKITEQIVPLLRHVFRYEPSDARFIGSPVDYVIFDGYSSVKDEGSDRPITVVLADVKTGGAALNKTEQRIKEAVEAGRVRWETIRVDL, from the coding sequence ATGCCCCTAGAGGATGCCATACTAGGTCTGGGAGTGGGCCTTCTCATCGCTCTGACTGTGTACCTGATCATGACTCTTAGACTCAAACATCGGATTTCCCTTGTGGAAGCGGAGTTCAGACGGCTATGGGCAGAACAGGAGTCAAGAGTAAGGGAGGATGCTGCGACGAGAAGCAGGTACGTGTTGAAAGGCAAGATAACTGAGCAAATTGTACCTCTCCTGCGTCACGTATTCAGATACGAGCCCTCAGATGCGCGCTTCATCGGTTCTCCGGTGGATTATGTGATATTTGATGGGTACTCGTCAGTGAAAGATGAGGGTTCGGACAGACCAATCACGGTTGTACTTGCGGATGTCAAGACTGGCGGCGCAGCTCTTAACAAGACCGAACAGAGGATAAAGGAGGCTGTAGAGGCTGGCCGTGTCAGATGGGAAACCATCCGGGTAGACCTTTGA
- a CDS encoding flavodoxin-like domain-containing protein, with translation MPHIMVKAVIVYDTKYGNTKLIAEAIKQGMESAGLSDVLVTSIEGTHTGDLARYDVVIFGCPNHNQGPSLTMQKHIERVATVGLSGKTGAAFDTYQGHNMGIAVKKLENMIRQRLPGIRLLVEGFSAKVESRTGPLVSGEINRASEFGVRIVQTLMKL, from the coding sequence ATGCCACACATTATGGTGAAGGCGGTCATCGTATACGATACCAAGTATGGCAATACGAAACTCATTGCTGAGGCCATCAAGCAGGGCATGGAGAGTGCAGGGCTTTCAGATGTACTCGTCACATCAATAGAAGGAACTCACACAGGCGACCTTGCCCGCTATGATGTGGTCATCTTTGGTTGTCCGAATCACAACCAGGGGCCATCCCTCACTATGCAGAAGCACATAGAACGTGTCGCAACTGTTGGTCTGAGTGGCAAGACGGGAGCGGCCTTCGACACGTATCAAGGTCATAACATGGGGATAGCCGTGAAGAAGCTAGAAAACATGATCAGGCAGAGACTGCCGGGTATCCGACTTCTGGTTGAGGGCTTCTCTGCAAAGGTGGAGAGTAGGACGGGTCCTCTTGTCAGTGGTGAGATCAATAGAGCGAGCGAATTTGGTGTACGCATAGTGCAGACACTGATGAAACTCTGA
- a CDS encoding tetratricopeptide repeat protein, with the protein MEQDSSDVLEALYTRGERFYSFGEMYAAKESLNSALMINRQHAPTWNLLGLVHQALKEYEEACKCFREAMSIDSSWTDPAKHLGMLLLEMNKSKEAVEALSLYHRLGGRELEPLLSLVRTAFETGVCETVIAVTSDIIDLYEESYEVWELRGLCQARLGKFNAASVSLNMAIDLNPSSIKALNMAGHICYESGNYTRASEFYATSLSLDSAQPQILFRQGTSLWFIERWPEAIPLLERYVEIVPDDAKGWNNLGVVLREKGLVKRAIECFNRALRIDPHFEAARANIATAMKKQAVP; encoded by the coding sequence ATGGAGCAAGACTCGTCAGATGTGCTGGAAGCCCTGTACACTCGGGGTGAGCGTTTCTATAGTTTCGGTGAGATGTACGCTGCTAAGGAGTCTTTGAACTCCGCCCTCATGATCAATCGTCAGCATGCACCGACTTGGAATCTTCTGGGTCTCGTACACCAAGCGCTGAAAGAGTATGAGGAAGCGTGCAAATGCTTCAGAGAGGCCATGAGTATTGACTCGAGCTGGACTGACCCCGCCAAGCACCTCGGGATGCTGCTGCTGGAGATGAACAAGTCCAAAGAGGCAGTGGAGGCACTCAGTCTCTACCATCGACTGGGTGGCCGAGAACTCGAGCCTCTACTCTCTCTGGTCAGGACGGCATTCGAAACCGGGGTCTGCGAGACCGTGATTGCCGTCACATCGGACATCATAGACCTGTACGAAGAGAGCTATGAGGTCTGGGAGCTGCGAGGACTCTGCCAAGCACGACTAGGCAAGTTCAATGCAGCAAGTGTGAGCCTCAACATGGCTATTGACCTGAACCCCTCCTCAATCAAAGCACTGAACATGGCTGGTCACATCTGCTACGAGTCCGGCAACTACACACGAGCCTCCGAGTTCTATGCCACCAGCCTCTCTCTAGACTCAGCTCAACCGCAAATACTGTTCAGACAGGGGACCTCACTCTGGTTCATCGAGCGATGGCCAGAAGCCATCCCTCTGTTGGAGCGGTACGTTGAGATTGTTCCCGATGACGCGAAGGGGTGGAACAACTTGGGTGTGGTTCTCAGAGAGAAGGGTCTGGTGAAACGTGCCATCGAGTGTTTTAACCGGGCCCTGAGGATTGACCCGCATTTTGAGGCCGCGCGGGCGAACATTGCGACTGCTATGAAAAAACAGGCCGTGCCGTGA